From Carya illinoinensis cultivar Pawnee chromosome 5, C.illinoinensisPawnee_v1, whole genome shotgun sequence, one genomic window encodes:
- the LOC122309440 gene encoding ATP-dependent DNA helicase PIF1-like, with translation MGKNINMYHLAPIDIFSDDEEFRHQEIDDELTVTILQEDLLASNHLNSEQKHAYELILETLLLNKSATFFIDGPAGTGKTFLYKTLLAEIRSKHMIALATASSGVAASILPGGRTAHSRFKISLKIEKNSTCNVSKQGNLAKLLRLAKLIIWNEATMCGKYSIEAVDKMLQDINDTNLPFGGKVIVFCGDFRQVLPVIQKTTKEQQIDASLARSHLWSSLTKIKLIENMRSRLDSDFCRYLIEVGNGNEPITVKDMIKIPTKMLIQYNNDADSLNCDIVRYYSFDETIDTSEQVTKNWKVKMLVAEKSPKMIARNSITKYQNLTLIDPQGNRLQAVIFGKDIDLRDNTLQIINSRTIIENVEDDEPVLKV, from the exons ATGGGAaagaatataaatatgtatCATCTTGCTCCAATTGATATATTCTCTGACGATGAAGAATTTAGACATCaagaaattgatgatgaattaACTGTTACAATTCTACAAGAAGATCTGCTTGCATCAAATCATTTAAATTCTGAACAAAAACACGCATATGAATTAATTCTCGAAACTTTACTTCTCAACAAATCTGCTACATTTTTCATTGATGGTCCTGCTGGCACTGGAAAAACATTTCTATACAAAACACTTCTTGCTGAAATTAGATCAAAACATATGATAGCACTTGCAACTGCATCATCTGGTGTTGCTGCATCAATTTTACCTGGAGGCCGAACAGCACATTCACgctttaaaatttcattaaagataGAAAAAAATAGTACATGCAATGTTAGCAAACAAGGAAATCTTGCTAAATTATTGCGTCttgcaaaattaattatatggaaCGAAGCAACTATGTGTGGAAAATATTCTATAGAGGCAGTGGATAAGATGTTACAAGATATAAATGATACAAACCTTCCTTTCGGTGGAAAAGTTATTGTTTTTTGTGGAGATTTTCGTCAAGTATTACCTGTAATTCAAAAAACTACAAAAGAACAACAAATTGATGCAAGCTTAGCCCGCTCTCATTTATGGTCTTctttaaccaaaattaaattaatagaaaatatgaGATCTAGATTGGATTCTGATTTTTGTCGTTATTTAATTGAAGTTGGTAATGGTAATGAACCAATTACTGTTAAAGATATGATCAAAATTCCAACAAAAATGCTTATTCAATATAACAATGATGCTGActctttaaatt GTGATATAGTGCGATATTATAGTTTCGATGAAACAATTGATACATCTGAACAAG TTACCAAAAACTGGAAAGTAAAAATGCTCGTTGcagaaaaatctccaaaaatgaTTGCACGAAACTCAATAACAAAATATCAGAACCTCACATTGATAGATCCTCAG ggaaATCGTTTACAAGCAGTCATATTTGGTAAAGATATCGATCTGCGCGATAATACATTGCAG ATCATCAATTCGAGGACAattattgaaaatgttgaagatgACGAACCAGTGCTAAAGGTGtga